The proteins below are encoded in one region of Toxoplasma gondii ME49 chromosome IV, whole genome shotgun sequence:
- the SRS19F gene encoding SAG-related sequence SRS19F (encoded by transcript TGME49_301180~Gene product name based on ToxoDB Community Expert Annotation.~Signal peptide predicted by SignalP 2.0 HMM (probability 0.708) with cleavage site probability 0.628 at residue 39~Predicted trans-membrane domain (TMHMM2.0):19-39) has translation MLTAQTTRRVDGRIRPRVTAVMAICMGGVLLFSAGQVVADKFREGLQGRKLQSGSADNAQTGPQINDNTATCVLTSGAAVEAAEQKATALVLSKQGPTAKLVCSGDGNAAAPRNLEKVCEPSESGSGENCKLGEDSESTKANEVTLQTLLRVNNAVQWKKVQPATERVANGEAWTLTLTEADFPLTDTPFFVGCKKSQTRQEKSGTKDSCKVPVHVEARASAEINNIVTCAYGQKSNEKAVQVELTADQRSVTINCGSVGSPMPADPTTQYCEPGDAESGTCKGKNYVDVLPKFEASWVKHDGQTHSVTLTIPEDGFPSKDEKIRLGCVPTKSGKTTYPETSDEFGVTTTNCHVIVTVKATSSASSATSSLPVAAVASGAVVVTGLLAGSL, from the coding sequence ATGTTGACAGCACAGACAACACGACGGGTCGATGGCAGGATCAGGCCGAGAGTGACTGCAGTGATGGCGATCTGCATGGGTGGAGTTCTACTCTTTTCTGCCGGACAGGTTGTTGCAGACAAATTTCGTGAAGGGCTTCAGGGTCGCAAACTGCAATCTGGCAGCGCAGATAACGCCCAGACTGGGCCGCAAATTAATGATAATACTGCGACATGTGTGCTGACATCTGGGGCCGCCGTTGAAGCTGCGGAACAAAAAGCTACCGCACTGGTATTGTCCAAACAGGGACCCACCGCAAAATTAGTGTGTTCTGGTGACGGCAATGCTGCGGCGCCACGAAACTTAGAAAAAGTGTGTGAACCTAGCGAAAGTGGCAGTGGGGAGAACTGCAAGCTCGGAGAAGACTCTGAATCCACTAAAGCGAACGAGGTTACACTGCAAACTCTACTCCGAGTAAACAACGCTGTGCAGTGGAAAAAAGTACAACCAGCAACCGAACGTGTCGCTAATGGTGAGGCGTGGACCCTGACATTAACGGAGGCGGATTTTCCTTTGACGGACACACCCTTTTTCGTCGGGTGCAAAAAAAGTCAGACACGCCAGGAGAAATCTGGTACCAAAGACTCGTGCAAGGTGCCAGTTCACGTGGAAGCGAGGGCTTCTGCTGAAATAAATAACATTGTCACGTGCGCATACGGCCAGAAGAGCAATGAGAAGGCCGTGCAGGTCGAGCTAACAGCAGATCAAAGGTCAGTTACCATCAACTGCGGCAGTGTCGGTTCTCCGATGCCCGCGGACCCGACCACCCAGTACTGCGAACCCGGTGATGCAGAATCGGGTACCTGCAAGGGTAAGAACTACGTCGACGTTCTGCCGAAGTTTGAGGCGAGTTGGGTAAAGCATGACGGCCAGACACATTCTGTTACCCTTACGATCCCAGAAGACGGGTTTCCCTCGAAGGATGAGAAGATCCGTCTGGGATGTGTCCCCACAAAATCGGGAAAGACTACGTATCCGGAGACTTCTGATGAGTTTGGTGTGACAACAACAAACTGTCATGTTATCGTGACAGTCAAAGCAACGAGCTCCGCCTCGTCTGCGACATCCTCTCTGCCAGTTGCGGCTGTTGCCTCCGGCGCTGTTGTTGTGACAGGGCTTCTGGCAGGTTCCCTTTAG
- a CDS encoding hypothetical protein (encoded by transcript TGME49_301190) produces the protein MIERKLLERAANRQHVEARRAEERGGRHRLLRDVHAMKTRMAQARKEEYRKEQETASSQREEELRRKANRARIIQKQHKRLLYFLG, from the exons ATGATCGAAAGAAAGCTCCTGGAGAGAGCGGCAAACAGGCAGCACGTTGAGGCACGCCGGGCCGAAGAGCGGGGAGGCAGACACAGGCTGCTTCGCGATGTCCACGCCATGAAGACGAGGATGGCACAGGCGCGCAAGGAGGAATATCGAAAAGAACAGGAAACTGCAAGTTCTcagcgggaagaagagcttAGAAGGAAAGCTAACCGGGCTCGCATCATCCAAAAACAGCAC AAAAGACTCCTCTACTTTCTCGGGTAG
- a CDS encoding hypothetical protein (encoded by transcript TGME49_301200), with amino-acid sequence MPGKEPSSSLVEKAEASSKRQGNIKSAFSCPSAPAAPVTTYCPKTPSLSLFPTWKLKHSQEKQHLPGDCLPLNPPDSCNERRCRPENIPSASTSHNENNMETNLTQGKIQCEFATHERFPGPPHIVRRRTCWASGLEKEKPASLVTRQTGPSKSDEKEANESSGGGTTRRPVAVMRVSDPGPYRAPHPEGTKIGSLPKVPSEIEVLRSRLSRDEKVKHTTGLRSTLNPNEMNALLERLTLRTSDAVQSKKILEREIQKHKNRTRYLRCEEYKLMRELEDLRRKAKAAQQREQRHAEKQISGTESGKKDSELHFKELCTGFSNSVVYPSTAVSDGRKIPEVS; translated from the exons ATGCCGGGAAAAGAACCATCTAGTTCATTggtggagaaggcagaggcgtCAAGTAAGCGCCAAGGAAACATTAAAAGCGCGTTTTCGTGTCCTTCTGCTCCAGCGGCACCTGTGACAACGTACTGCCCTAAAACTCCCAGCCTCAGCTTGTTTCCAACATGGAAACTGAAGCACAGCCAAGAGAAGCAGCATCTGCCGGGGGACTGTCTACCTCTCAATCCTCCCGACAGCTGCAATGAACGCCGCTGCAGACCCGAAAACATTCCGTCAGCTTCAACATCTCATAATGAAAATAACATGGAAACGAACTTGACCCAGGGTAAAATCCAGTGTGAATTTGCAACCCACGAGCGATTTCCCGGTCCCCCACATATTGTGAGAAGACGCACGTGCTGGGCGTCGGGgttggaaaaggaaaagccTGCAAGTTTAGTGACCCGGCAAACGGGCCCAAGCAaaagcgacgaaaaagaggCGAATGAGTCATCAGGGGGAGGCACTACACGTCGGCCTGTGGCGGTGATGCGAGTTTCCGATCCAG GGCCTTATCGCGCTCCGCATCCAGAAGGGACCAAAATTGGTTCTCTCCCCAAAGTTCCCAGTGAGATAGAAGTGCTTCggtctcgtctttctcgagaCGAGAAGGTGAAGCATACAACTGGTCTCCGTTCCACTCTGAATCCAAATGAAATGAATGCTCTGTTAGAAAGGCTGACGCTTAGAACTTCTGACGCAGTCCAAAGCAAAAAGATCCTCGAGCGGGAGATCCAGAAACACAAGAACCGCACCCGGTATTTGCGGTGTGAAGAATACAAACTTATGCGGGAGCTCGAGGATCTACGGAGGAAGGCTAAGGCTGCTCAGCAACGTGAGCAGCGTCATGCTGAGAAACAAATCAGTGGTACGGAGAGTGGAAAAAAAGATTCAGAGCTACATTTCAAAGAGTTATGTACCGGTTTTTCAAATTCTGTCGTGTATCCCTCCACAGCGGTCAGTGACGGAAGGAAGATTCCTGAAGTTTCTTAA
- a CDS encoding NAD(P) transhydrogenase subunit beta, putative (encoded by transcript TGME49_301210~Predicted trans-membrane domain (TMHMM2.0):51-69:80-103:106-129:135-158:180-203:222-245:248-271:277-300:303-323:1098-1121:1125-1148:1154-1177:1207-1230) codes for MTDLDHGSSLSYNADNAESTEASGSWLSEHMAPVRQLRVNVTDYENIIEPDVWLQVIYTSAALFFVLSLRGLSRQESAKMGNIYGVIGMLVAVIGTLVSPFVYDRALWIFFVVCVPPAVLAVIVAMLVKMTSIPQLVGALNAFGGLAATLESFALYFSPYEVAKQEAMQSVGETRYLQFQVYQTVFYLIGASIGMITFTGSLVACGKLSGWIASKPRVMPLRCFWMPVVLALLLAAGAVAGVLGLDNVPVGTVCLSLCTFLSAVYGVCFVLAIGGADMPVVISVLNSGSGWAGVFAGLTLQNSIIIIAGAFVGASGIILSYVMCTAMNRSLCNVLLGGFGDTGKESNAQAFEGEAKIATSEQVAAYLLASQSVIIVPGYGMAVSHAQFAVHELTQQLRERGTQVRFAIHPVAGRLPGHMNVLLAEANVPYDIVLSMDEINEDFPQTDTVIIIGANDTVNPAAQNAPGCPIYGMPVLEVWKAKKVIVLKRSMRVGYAGVDNPLFFYPNSEMLLGDAKASLQTLLTDMQDKLDAHPIEASRLSSETQTNKSARIAVNVAGDKSAKQEKPHGAAADKPDATETAGTVGVTVTGSGAPGEVPPVAESAPPLFFVGVLKERRPLERRVAMTPSVVKKLRELQLGCIIEKQAGVSAGFLDEQYMESGALIADTAEEVVRLSRVVVKVTTFECDEVALAKPQNDDEQSSRESTEPPLPALATPANKEDTELYSVEGNGKGHRLLSSEKVFVAGFVGPNTATSEVSADSAPEGEKGKLSPVDALLRSALAIPQVTLISLDVLPRLTISQKMDVLSSTAKLAGYRAVVEAISHFGRLMGPEITSAGKYPPAKVLVIGAGVAGLQAIGDAHRLGADVRGFDVRLECKEQVESMGGEFLAMTFEGPGESGRATAGGYAKPMSEEFLRKEMELFAEQCREIDILITTASLPGRPAPKLIKKEHVDTMKAGSVIVDLAAPTGGNVEVTRPGETYLYNGKVTVVGWTDLPSRMAPQASEMFARNIFNLLEHMGAGRDFSVNFDDEIIRAITVARHGRKTYPPPRKESDPENTNAGSALLTGSNTDAAPVEESAQRSENLWHLVQKRMRNRWRGIVAPLDILTILVIAAFTALFAATAPPSFPPLLFIFFLACFVGYLLVWNVAPALHTPLMSVTNAISGTVLVGGMLGISARAYQTLDKESICPHNHLGPLEPFYCHSRGTAAITLNAIAIAVASMNVFGGFAVTQRMLNMFRKSTPK; via the exons ATGACGGACCTAGACCACGGTAGTTCTCTTTCTTACAATGCCGATAACGCCGAGTCCACAGAAGCATCGGGCAGCTGGCTTTCGGAGCACATGGCCCCTGTGCGACAACTTCGTGTGAACGTAACAGATTACGAAAACATTATAGAACCCGATGTGTGGCTGCAAGTTATCTATACATCAGCGGCACTattcttcgttctctcgctgcggGGTCTCAGTCGGCAAGAAAGCGCAAAAATGGGGAATATTTACGGAGTAATTGGCATGCTCGTAGCGGTCATAGGCACTCTAGTGTCGCCTTTCGTCTACGACAGAGCTCTGTGGATATTTTTCGTCGTCTGTGTCCCTCCTGCTGTCCTCGCCGTTATTGTCGCTATGCTGGTCAAGATGACTTCGATTCCCCAGCT CGTGGGAGCGTTGAATGCATTTGGAGGCCTAGCAGCCACCCTGGAAAGCTTCGCCCTTTATTTCTCCCCCTACGAGGTAGCGAAACAAGAAGCAATGCAATCGGTGGGAGAGACACGGTACCTCCAATTCCAGGTATACCAGACCGTCTTCTACCTGATTG GTGCCTCCATTGGAATGATTACATTTACAGGGTCGCTGGTGGCCTGCGGGAAGCTGTCAGGTTGGATCGCGTCGAAACCCCGAGTGATGCCGCTGCGTTGTTTCTGGATGCCAGTCGTTCTCGCGCTGCTTTTGGCGGCAGGCGCGGTGGCGGGTGTCTTAGGTTTGGACAACGTCCCCGTTGGcactgtgtgtctgtccCTCTGCACGTTTTTGTCCGCCGTGTACGGCGTCTGTTTCGTGCTCGCGATCGGCGGCGCAGACATGCCGGTGGTGATTTCTGTGTTGAACAGCGGGAGCGGGTGGGCGGGGGTTTTCGCGGGTTTAACCCTTCAGAACAGCATCATCATCATCGCGGGCGCGTTTGTGGGCGCCTCAGGCATCATTCTGTCCTACGTGATGTGCACTGCGATGAATCGGTCACTCTGCAACGTGCTGCTCGGCGGGTTCGGTGACACGGGCAAGGAATCCAACGCGCAGGCGttcgagggagaagcgaaaatcGCGACCAGCGAACAAGTGGCCGCGTACCTTCTCGCCTCACAGAGTGTGATCATCGTCCCGGGGTACGGCATGGCGGTTTCCCACGCTCAGTTTGCGGTTCACGAGCTAACTCAGCAACTGCGGGAGCGCGGAACTCAGGTCCGCTTTGCGATTCACCCGGTCGCGGGGAGACTCCCAGGCCACATGAACGTTTTGCTCGCCGAAGCAAACGTTCCGTACGACATCGTCTTGTCCATGGACGAAATCAACGAAGACTTCCCTCAGACGGACACGGTGATTATCATTGGCGCAAACGACACGGTGAACCCCGCCGCGCAAAATGCGCCCGGGTGCCCGATCTACGGCATGCCTGTTCTGGAAGTttggaaggcgaagaaagtcATCGTGCTCAAACGGTCCATGCGCGTCGGCTACGCGGGCGTCGACAACCCGCTGTTTTTCTATCCGAACAGCGAAATGCTGCTCGGAGATGCCAAAGCGTCTCTTCAAACCCTGCTTACCGACATGCAAGACAAACTGGACGCCCACCCTATCGAAGCCAGCCGCCTTTCGTCCGAAACTCAAACCAATAAAAGCGCCCGGATTGCCGTCAACGTCGCGGGGGACAAAAGTGCCAAGCAGGAAAAACCACACGGCGCCGCCGCAGACAAGCCAGACGCAACCGAGACTGCAGGAACAGTAGGGGTAACAGTGACTGGATCAGGAGCGCCAGGGGAGGTGCCACCA GTTGCCGAGAGTGCCCCGCCGCTGTTCTTCGTAGGTGTGTTGAAGGAGCGCAGGCCGTTGGAGCGGCGCGTGGCGATGACGCCGAGTGTCgtgaagaagctgcgagAGCTCCAGCTGGGATGCATCATTGAAAAGCAAGCAGGCGTTTCGGCGGGGTTTCTCGACGAACAGTATATGGAATCGGGTGCGCTGATTGCCGACACGGCTGAGGAGGTggttcgtctgtctcgcgtgGTTGTGAAAGTGACGACTTTCGAGTGCGACGAGGTCGCGCTAGCGAAGCCGCAGAACGACGACGAACAGAGCTCTCGCGAAAGCACGGAGCCCCCTCTCCCCGCGCTGGCCACTCCCGCCAACAAGGAGGACACTGAGTTATACTCCGTCGAAGGGAACGGGAAAGGGCATCGACTGCTTTCTTCGGAGAAAGTCTTTGTGGCTGGATTCGTAGGTCCGAACACGGCGACCTCAGAGGTGTCGGCCGACTCGGCTCCTGAGggtgaaaaaggaaaacttTCCCCGGTAGACGCACTTCTTCGCTCGGCGCTAGCCATTCCCCAAGTCACACTCATTTCGCTGGACGTTCTTCCGCGTCTGACGATCAGCCAGAAAATGGACGTTTTGTCGAGCACAGCGAAACTGGCGGGGTACCGCGCGGTAGTGGAGGCGATCTCGCACTTTGGCCGGCTCATGGGCCCGGAAATCACATCTGCGGGGAAATACCCGCCGGCGAAAGTTCTCGTGATCGGGGCAGGGGTCGCAGGTTTGCAGGCCATTGGAGACGCACACCGACTAGGCGCTGATGTCCGTGGCTTCGACGTCCGGCTCGAGTGCAAAGAACAGGTCGAATCGATGGGAGGGGAGTTTCTGGCCATGACTTTTGAAGGGCCAGGTGAGAGCGGGCGGGCGACGGCGGGAGGGTACGCGAAGCCGATGAGCGAGGAGTTTCTCCGGAAAGAAATGGAGTTGTTTGCAGAGCAGTGTCGGGAAATCGACATTCTCATCACCACCGCTTCGTTGCCGGGACGCCCAGCTCCGAAACTCATCAAAAAAGAACACGTCGACACCATGAAAGCCGGCAGCGTGATTGTAGACCTCGCGGCTCCGACGGGGGGAAACGTGGAAGTCACGCGGCCAGGAGAAACGTATCTGTACAACGGGAAAGTCACAGTTGTCGGGTGGACAGACCTCCCGTCGCGCATGGCTCCACAGGCCTCAGAAATGTTTGCTCGAAACATTTTCAACTTGCTGGAACACATGGGGGCCGGCCGAGACTTCTCTGTCAATTTCGACGACGAAATCATCCGGGCAATCACCGTTGCGAGACACGGACGAAAAACCTACCCACCACCTAGGAAAGAAAGCGATCCAGAAAACACGAACGCGGGATCCGCTCTGCTCACGGGTTCAAACACAGACGCAGCGCCTGTTGAGGAAAGTGCGCAGAGATCCGAAAATCTGTGGCACCTGGTCCAGAAGCGAATGAGGAACCGTTGGCGAGGCATTGTCGCGCCTCTCGACATTTTAACGATTCTCGTGATTGCCGCGTTCACTGCACTCTTTGCAGCCACCGcgcctccttcctttccCCCGCTGCTCTTTATCTTCTTTCTTGCGTGTTTCGTCGGATATCTGCTCGTCTGGAACGTCGCCCCCGCCCTCCACACGCCTCTCATGTCTGTCACGAACGCCATCAGCGGGACGGTCCTTGTAGGAGGCATGCTCGGCATCAGCGCGCGAGCGTACCAAACACTCGACAAAGAATCCATCTGCCCACACAACCACCTGGGGCCTTTAGAGCCCTTTTACTGCCACTCGCGAGGAACCGCAGCAATCACGTTAAATGCGATCGCCATTGCCGTTGCGTCCATGAATGTGTTTGGTGGATTCGCTGTCACGCAACGCATGCTCAACATGTTCAGAAAGTCAACGCCCAAGTAG
- a CDS encoding endonuclease/exonuclease/phosphatase family protein (encoded by transcript TGME49_301216), giving the protein MTYNILHKLDARRAKFFSYSQPANLQSETRLARVRDELRDLQPHVACLQEVERESLSHLTSQLECDAYACAASLFNDKSGVSDGCALLYKKSILEVVRTHAFHFASLVDDFFPNQKAARDHMALAFWRRLKEKRNLAVVASFRVKATGQIVHVCSTHLFWDPRQPEVKLMQAFLLARALRRYADEQERTREEEREEKIPECTQRNDTDAGDERVTKEETNESRNEATTRKVNVKTGEWTREEVPETDQKINHEINHEIKQAREQEREQGREERSSAGLVRDAPLIVGGDFNSMPFQSVTKVSGPEGREKGKEMCVENKYHSGVYQLFTEGLVLPSHPEHPVSFHPSLAADAVPPLTIFPFQSAYKEVLGEEPRFTNYTRDFQGCLDYLFFRNATVKAVLSIPDDCELKREVALPNSRFPSDHVALMADFVLR; this is encoded by the exons ATGACGTACAACATATTGCACAAG CTCGACGCTCGACGCGCCAAGTTCTTCTCTTACTCTCAGCCTGCAAATCTCCAAAGTGAAACGCGCCTCGCTCGCGTCCGCGACGAACTTCGAGACCTCCAACCACACGTCGCTTGTCTCCAG GAAGTCGAAagagagtctctctctcatctgACGAGTCAGCTGGAGTGCGACGCGTATGCatgcgctgcttctctcttcaacgACAAGAGCGGAGTTAGCGACGGCTGCGCCCTGCTGTACAA aAAGTCGATTCTGGAGGTTGTGCGAACTCATGCATTTCATTTCGCCAGCTTGGTCGACGATTTCTTCCCCAACCAGAAAGCGGCGCGAGATCAC atGGCTCTCGCGTTCTGGAGGCGcttgaaagaaaaacgcaatCTTGCCGTcgtcgcgagcttccgcgtCAAAGCG ACGGGGCAGATCGTCCATGTTTGTTCGACGCATCTCTTCTGGGATCCGCGGCAGCCGGAAGTGAAACTCATGCAGGCTTTCCTGCTTGCCCGCGCGCTGCGCCGCTACGCAGACGAACAGGAGCGGAccagagaggaggaacgcgaggagaagatTCCAGAATGCACGCAAAGAAATGACACGGACGCAGGCGATGAGAGGGtgacgaaagaggaaacgaacgagagcagaaacgaagcgaCAACAAGAAAAGTTAACGTGAAGACCGGGGAGtggacgcgagaggaagtgCCAGAGACAGACCAAAAGATAAACCACGAGATAAACCACGAGATAaaacaagcgagagaacaagaaagggaacaagggagagaagaaagaagctcGGCGGGTCTCGTGAGAGACGCCCCACTCATCGTTGGCGGCGATTTTAACTCCATGCCTTTCCAG AGTGTCACCAAAGTCTCTGGCCCTGAAGgacgcgagaaaggaaaggagatGTGTGTGGAGAACAAGTATCACAGCGGCGTTTACCA ACTCTTCACCGAAGGCCTTGTTCTCCCCTCCCACCCGGAGCATCCTGTCAGCTTCCATCCTTCGTTGGCTGCGGACGCGGTGCCCCCCTTGACAATTTTCCCCTTCCAAAGCGCCTACAAAGAA GTGCTTGGAGAAGAGCCGCGGTTCACGAATTACACGCGAGACTTTCAAGGGTGTCTCGACTATCTGTTTTTTAGAAACGCAACTGTCAAAGCTGTTTTGAGCATTCCTGACGACTGCGAACTCAA GCGGGAAGTCGCCCTCCCGAATTCGCGTTTCCCTTCCGACCATGTCGCTCTGATGGCGGACTTTGTTTTGCGATGA